A genomic region of Sulfobacillus acidophilus DSM 10332 contains the following coding sequences:
- a CDS encoding amino acid/polyamine/organocation transporter, APC superfamily (PFAM: Amino acid permease~COGs: COG0531 Amino acid transporter~InterPro IPR004841~KEGG: mse:Msed_0461 amino acid permease-associated region~PFAM: Amino acid permease-associated region~SPTR: Amino acid/polyamine/organocation transporter, APC superfamily; TC 2.A.3): protein MSHLKRALSLTDLLILGIAGAVGTGVLFSTAGMTAVAGPGVVVAWLIGAVMYLFVGLTYVELGQIYPEAGGPSRYSLYTHGRMTNLINAFSDLIWYLFIPPIEALATVEGLNYFWPQLINSQGNPTTLGALLGVVLMILFLPFNYFGIRAFSRATNLLGLIKILLYALTAIGFISFARFENFTHYGGLTPFGFQGIWAAIPLGMFAFGGIRVIPDYAEETKDTRSLARSIIWVVLGQTVVYLLFAVGFLTGLNWHAVKTAPGQWQNVDKMPGNPFLTLAHANHGGWLIPLTIAIAVIGPFVTGYIYQGAGSRVLLAMSRSGLVAQRLGHINQDYQIPAWSLGVFTAVGAIVAYLTAPLPSIYNLISDAVVAGYIGFAVNPVVMWALRADGRPGRLAGGKWIAAVAFAASSLIVYWSGWPAVPYAVIILAVAALLFGLLYRVGQGFGQALWYIGYIAFLTIMTYIGGVGAKSWVNSDWGSLIVVVVSLVLFLPWGIRSRHATLAAE from the coding sequence ATGTCTCACTTAAAACGCGCTCTTTCCCTGACGGATCTGCTCATTTTAGGGATTGCGGGCGCCGTCGGCACCGGCGTGTTATTTAGTACCGCCGGCATGACCGCAGTCGCAGGGCCCGGAGTCGTTGTGGCGTGGCTCATCGGTGCCGTGATGTACCTCTTCGTGGGACTCACCTATGTCGAGCTCGGGCAAATTTATCCGGAAGCGGGCGGTCCCTCCCGCTATAGTCTTTATACCCATGGGCGCATGACCAACTTAATTAACGCCTTTTCCGACCTCATTTGGTATCTCTTCATTCCCCCGATCGAAGCGTTAGCGACCGTCGAAGGGCTTAACTATTTCTGGCCGCAGTTGATTAATAGCCAAGGCAATCCGACGACACTCGGAGCGCTCTTGGGTGTCGTACTGATGATTCTGTTCTTGCCCTTTAACTATTTCGGCATTCGGGCCTTTTCCCGTGCCACCAATCTGCTGGGATTGATCAAAATCCTGTTGTACGCTTTGACGGCGATTGGATTCATCAGTTTTGCCCGCTTTGAAAATTTCACCCATTATGGCGGCTTGACTCCGTTCGGATTCCAGGGAATTTGGGCGGCCATTCCCCTCGGGATGTTTGCATTTGGCGGGATTCGCGTCATCCCGGACTACGCGGAAGAAACCAAAGACACACGTTCTCTCGCCCGATCCATTATCTGGGTTGTACTCGGCCAAACCGTCGTCTATCTCCTGTTTGCCGTCGGCTTTCTGACCGGTCTGAACTGGCACGCCGTCAAAACGGCCCCCGGGCAATGGCAGAATGTGGATAAGATGCCCGGCAATCCCTTTCTCACCTTGGCCCACGCCAACCATGGCGGATGGCTCATCCCTTTAACCATTGCGATTGCCGTCATTGGACCGTTTGTGACCGGGTACATTTATCAAGGCGCCGGCAGCCGGGTGTTGTTGGCCATGAGTCGCAGCGGACTGGTGGCTCAACGCTTGGGGCACATTAATCAGGACTATCAGATCCCGGCCTGGTCGCTGGGGGTGTTTACCGCGGTAGGAGCCATCGTGGCCTATCTCACGGCGCCTCTGCCGTCCATCTACAACTTAATCAGTGATGCGGTGGTGGCCGGCTATATCGGGTTCGCCGTCAACCCGGTGGTCATGTGGGCCTTACGGGCCGATGGCCGGCCCGGGCGACTGGCCGGCGGGAAGTGGATTGCCGCCGTGGCCTTTGCCGCCTCGTCGTTGATTGTCTATTGGAGCGGCTGGCCCGCCGTCCCCTATGCGGTCATTATTTTGGCCGTCGCCGCACTCCTGTTTGGTCTCTTATACCGTGTCGGCCAAGGCTTTGGCCAAGCCCTTTGGTATATCGGATATATCGCCTTTCTCACCATTATGACCTACATTGGGGGCGTCGGGGCCAAAAGCTGGGTCAATAGCGATTGGGGAAGTCTCATCGTCGTCGTCGTCTCTCTCGTGCTCTTTTTGCCTTGGGGTATTCGGTCGCGCCATGCCACCTTGGCGGCCGAGTGA
- a CDS encoding Xenobiotic-transporting ATPase (PFAM: ABC transporter transmembrane region; ABC transporter~COGs: COG1132 ABC-type multidrug transport system ATPase and permease components~InterPro IPR003593:IPR001140:IPR003439~KEGG: bts:Btus_0515 ABC transporter related protein~PFAM: ABC transporter-like; ABC transporter, transmembrane region~PRIAM: Xenobiotic-transporting ATPase~SMART: ATPase, AAA+ type, core~SPTR: ABC transporter related protein), whose product MGMHGLGGGGPLHAVWEQRRSRQYLEGGGKPSKETARRVWRVLRPHRTILAFALLLTGLGVVVGLIPPLLVRDIIDRAIARHNLSLLIWLAAGLVAFPAAGALLGVGQNYLNTVIAQGVIHDLRRALYEHGQRLGVDFFTKTPGGEIHSRLVNDLNAVQNVLTRTLSGLFVNALTVVLTLATMFWLNWKLALASALVLPAFALPVMSFGERTYHAITKAQEALSRLTQHLEETLTLSGILVVKSFGTRRREADRFRALSQTVRETQVRQNMVGQWLSLLVQVLSAFGPAVLYGYGGYLVMTGKTPLGTVVAFATYLTRLFNPASSLAGANTSLIGGLALFDRIFHFLDLPVSVPEPEAPRPLPVNSGQPVALAFHHVTFAYPGQAPVLRDLTFEAEAGRLTALVGPSGAGKTTILSLAARFYDPLAGTVSLADVPLTDIADDVFRTQVAVVTQELFLFHASLADNVRYGNPDAPPELVWEAIRAAQLEELVRSLPEGWDTVVGERGYRLSGGEKQRVAIARAILKNPSVLLLDEATSSLDSHAERLIQEALQRLFHGRTVIAIAHRLSTILAADQIIVIDQGQIVDRGRHTELLARGGLYARLYHEQFDPGLNPPAAAISAR is encoded by the coding sequence ATGGGCATGCACGGATTAGGGGGCGGAGGCCCTTTGCACGCCGTGTGGGAACAACGGCGATCGCGTCAATATTTGGAGGGGGGAGGGAAACCTTCCAAAGAGACGGCTCGTCGCGTTTGGCGCGTGCTCCGGCCCCATCGCACGATACTGGCTTTCGCGCTGCTGCTGACCGGCTTAGGGGTGGTCGTCGGGCTGATCCCGCCTTTGTTGGTGCGGGACATCATTGATCGCGCGATCGCCCGCCACAATCTGTCTTTATTAATCTGGTTGGCGGCCGGACTGGTGGCGTTTCCGGCGGCCGGCGCCTTATTGGGCGTAGGCCAAAACTACCTAAATACCGTGATTGCTCAAGGCGTGATTCACGATCTGCGGCGGGCCCTCTATGAACATGGTCAGCGGCTGGGCGTAGACTTTTTCACCAAAACTCCCGGGGGAGAAATTCACTCCCGGCTTGTTAATGACTTGAATGCGGTCCAAAATGTTTTGACGCGCACGTTAAGCGGGTTATTTGTCAATGCGCTGACGGTCGTCCTCACGTTGGCCACCATGTTTTGGCTGAATTGGAAACTGGCGTTGGCCAGTGCCTTGGTATTACCGGCGTTTGCGTTACCGGTGATGAGTTTCGGCGAACGTACCTATCATGCCATCACGAAAGCCCAGGAAGCGTTGTCGCGACTGACGCAGCATTTGGAGGAGACCTTAACCCTATCCGGTATTTTGGTGGTGAAAAGTTTCGGAACGCGGCGACGCGAGGCGGATCGGTTTCGCGCGCTGAGTCAAACGGTACGGGAAACCCAAGTCCGTCAAAATATGGTGGGTCAATGGCTTTCCTTATTGGTGCAAGTCCTGTCGGCATTTGGGCCTGCCGTCTTATATGGCTATGGCGGGTACTTGGTGATGACCGGGAAAACTCCGCTCGGAACGGTCGTCGCCTTTGCCACCTATTTGACCCGCTTGTTCAATCCCGCGTCGTCATTGGCCGGAGCCAATACCAGTTTAATTGGCGGATTGGCTTTGTTCGACCGGATTTTTCATTTTCTCGATTTGCCCGTAAGCGTGCCGGAACCCGAGGCGCCTCGGCCGTTGCCGGTTAATTCCGGGCAACCCGTGGCATTGGCTTTCCATCACGTCACGTTTGCCTATCCGGGACAAGCGCCGGTTCTGCGTGATTTAACGTTTGAAGCCGAGGCCGGTCGATTAACGGCACTGGTCGGTCCCAGCGGGGCCGGGAAAACCACGATTTTGTCCTTGGCGGCGCGGTTTTATGATCCCTTGGCGGGGACCGTGAGTCTGGCCGACGTGCCGTTGACGGACATTGCGGACGATGTTTTTCGCACCCAAGTTGCGGTTGTGACCCAAGAACTGTTTTTGTTTCACGCGAGTTTGGCGGATAATGTGCGCTACGGCAATCCCGACGCCCCGCCGGAACTGGTATGGGAAGCGATTCGGGCGGCACAGTTGGAAGAGTTGGTGCGGTCCTTGCCCGAGGGATGGGATACCGTGGTCGGCGAGCGGGGCTATCGCTTGTCGGGCGGCGAAAAACAGCGGGTGGCAATTGCCCGTGCAATTTTAAAGAATCCGTCCGTCTTACTGTTGGACGAAGCGACGAGTTCGCTCGACTCCCATGCCGAACGCTTGATTCAAGAGGCTTTGCAGCGGTTGTTTCACGGGCGGACGGTGATTGCCATTGCCCACCGCCTGTCAACGATTTTGGCGGCCGATCAAATCATCGTGATCGATCAAGGACAGATTGTCGACCGTGGGCGCCATACCGAACTTCTCGCTCGGGGAGGTCTCTATGCCCGGTTATATCATGAGCAATTTGATCCGGGATTAAATCCTCCCGCGGCCGCCATTAGTGCCCGGTAA
- a CDS encoding hypothetical protein (KEGG: amr:AM1_0870 hypothetical protein~SPTR: Lipoprotein, putative), which yields MSIRLKSRWLVMCSIGCLVTGCQSTSLPPLSAKIHGMTEAGYQPDVFNSPVMTQSLKEMRRDGINWLSIQVAWFQRTNQSVNLFPSPQKTPTDASVSHLIRLAHQMGFRVFLDPFVNSLQGNGWQANFDPRSVPAWFHSFDQYLHHYAVLAQQDHVDLFAIGDEMDSLDAVPAYRPYWLQAIHTVRQVYRGPITYGADFVHYQSVTFWSALDQVGLDAYFPLSQSPNPSLASLETAWNHIADHIQQWRVADHLENKPFVITELGYCSETGAAANPGAWYPNLPVDLGIQVKLYQATLATIARRPWNRGIFWFWWANPSNPDWQGGPRDNGYTPRGKPAEGVLRRAFTGH from the coding sequence ATGTCCATACGCCTGAAATCCCGGTGGTTGGTCATGTGTTCCATCGGCTGTCTCGTAACCGGATGTCAATCGACGTCTCTCCCCCCGTTGTCCGCCAAGATTCACGGCATGACCGAGGCGGGCTACCAACCCGACGTATTTAACTCCCCGGTCATGACCCAGTCGTTGAAAGAAATGCGGCGGGACGGCATCAATTGGCTGTCGATTCAAGTCGCCTGGTTTCAACGGACGAACCAATCGGTCAATTTGTTTCCCAGTCCTCAAAAAACGCCCACGGATGCGAGTGTCAGCCACTTGATCCGGCTTGCGCATCAAATGGGGTTCCGCGTGTTTTTGGACCCGTTTGTCAACTCGCTCCAAGGAAACGGCTGGCAGGCCAATTTCGACCCCCGTTCGGTTCCGGCCTGGTTTCATAGCTTTGACCAATATCTCCACCACTACGCAGTCCTCGCCCAGCAAGATCACGTAGATTTATTCGCCATCGGCGACGAAATGGATTCTTTGGACGCAGTGCCGGCATATCGCCCGTATTGGCTCCAAGCCATCCATACGGTGCGGCAAGTTTACCGGGGGCCGATTACCTACGGTGCCGATTTTGTCCACTACCAGTCCGTCACCTTTTGGTCGGCCCTCGATCAAGTCGGGTTAGATGCCTACTTTCCGTTGAGCCAATCCCCGAACCCCTCGCTGGCCTCCCTTGAAACGGCCTGGAATCATATTGCCGATCACATTCAACAGTGGAGAGTCGCAGACCACCTGGAGAATAAGCCGTTCGTGATTACCGAACTCGGCTATTGTTCGGAAACCGGCGCCGCCGCGAACCCCGGCGCCTGGTACCCCAACTTGCCGGTCGATCTGGGCATTCAGGTCAAACTCTATCAAGCCACCTTGGCCACGATTGCCCGGCGCCCGTGGAATCGGGGGATATTCTGGTTTTGGTGGGCGAATCCTTCCAATCCCGACTGGCAGGGCGGCCCCCGCGACAATGGCTACACGCCCCGCGGAAAGCCCGCCGAGGGGGTGTTACGGCGAGCCTTTACCGGGCACTAA
- a CDS encoding transcriptional regulator, AbrB family (PFAM: SpoVT / AbrB like domain; Uncharacterised protein family (UPF0150)~TIGRFAM: looped-hinge helix DNA binding domain, AbrB family~InterPro IPR006339:IPR007159:IPR005357~KEGG: dau:Daud_2115 hypothetical protein~PFAM: Transcription regulator AbrB/SpoV, predicted; Uncharacterised protein family UPF0150~SPTR: Putative uncharacterized protein;~TIGRFAM: Transcription regulator AbrB) codes for MSLSKITRNGQVTIPKLIREAFSLEEGDYVDILRDGDQIVMRPKKVKIIDASASYLWRNQAAEAHAEPVPESHPQRFKVWLGWDADASLWVAYVPALNHVSARGETREEALKNAQEAILSYLGLSGKTVQATPVGDVSEMVEIDIP; via the coding sequence ATGTCCTTGAGCAAAATTACCCGTAACGGCCAAGTCACAATCCCTAAGCTGATTCGGGAAGCATTTTCTCTAGAAGAGGGCGACTACGTCGACATTCTGCGCGATGGCGACCAGATTGTCATGCGGCCCAAAAAAGTCAAGATTATCGACGCGTCTGCCAGTTATCTCTGGCGCAATCAGGCTGCCGAAGCCCATGCCGAACCGGTTCCGGAAAGCCATCCACAACGCTTTAAAGTGTGGTTAGGTTGGGATGCCGACGCGTCATTGTGGGTTGCGTATGTCCCGGCTTTGAATCATGTGTCGGCCCGGGGAGAAACCCGCGAAGAGGCCCTCAAAAACGCACAAGAAGCGATTTTAAGCTATTTAGGGTTATCGGGCAAAACGGTACAAGCTACGCCGGTCGGCGATGTATCGGAAATGGTGGAAATCGACATTCCCTAA
- a CDS encoding transcriptional regulator, GntR family (PFAM: Bacterial regulatory proteins, gntR family; FCD domain~COGs: COG1802 Transcriptional regulators~InterPro IPR000524:IPR011711~KEGG: sti:Sthe_2796 transcriptional regulator, GntR family~PFAM: GntR, C-terminal; HTH transcriptional regulator, GntR~SMART: HTH transcriptional regulator, GntR~SPTR: Transcriptional regulator, GntR family): MRRLRPLSSVQIGVEKMSKTDVVYQELRRRILSGELVAGYRLVIDQLSREFGVSAIPVREAIRRLEAESLVDYHPNVGAQVSRIDEDTYEEVLTVLARLEGWATALAAPRLIGEDIERLRAIAAEMDAALERADLPRYGELNRAFHQTIRTRCPNRYLIELIEDSGAKLDRVRFNMFVLVPERARASLQDHYQILQSLIEGAPPLVLERLVEDHQLKTLEAYRQYKRRTPASPVVF, translated from the coding sequence ATGCGGCGGTTACGGCCGCTATCGTCTGTACAGATAGGGGTCGAAAAGATGTCAAAAACCGATGTGGTATACCAGGAATTGCGTCGCCGCATTTTATCCGGTGAATTGGTGGCGGGCTATCGGCTGGTGATTGATCAGTTATCGCGGGAGTTTGGGGTCAGCGCGATTCCCGTTCGGGAGGCGATTCGCCGACTCGAAGCGGAATCCTTGGTGGATTACCATCCCAATGTCGGAGCGCAAGTGAGCCGGATAGACGAAGACACCTACGAAGAGGTCCTGACGGTATTGGCCCGCCTTGAAGGTTGGGCGACGGCGTTAGCGGCGCCCCGACTCATCGGGGAGGATATCGAACGGTTGCGGGCCATAGCGGCCGAAATGGATGCGGCGCTCGAGCGGGCTGATCTGCCCCGCTATGGGGAGCTGAACCGGGCGTTTCATCAAACCATTCGGACTCGTTGCCCCAATCGGTACCTCATCGAATTGATTGAGGACAGCGGGGCGAAGTTAGATCGGGTGCGCTTTAACATGTTCGTATTGGTTCCCGAGAGGGCCCGGGCCTCGTTGCAAGATCACTACCAGATTTTGCAGTCTCTCATCGAAGGGGCACCCCCGCTCGTGCTCGAACGGTTGGTGGAAGACCATCAATTAAAAACGCTGGAAGCTTACCGTCAATATAAGCGACGGACACCGGCGTCGCCGGTGGTTTTTTGA
- a CDS encoding Pirin domain protein (PFAM: Pirin C-terminal cupin domain; Pirin~COGs: COG1741 Pirin-related protein~InterPro IPR003829:IPR008778~KEGG: tcu:Tcur_0137 pirin domain-containing protein~PFAM: Pirin, N-terminal; Pirin, C-terminal~SPTR: Pirin domain protein) yields MPAITPERWTDLPRIAESADAPERPVVRLTTAPSLLEGAGFPVRRPFPSRDIGFREADPFLLLDHMGAVEYGPGEAKGAPWHPHRGFETVTYMIDGVMRHRDSQGGGGMITDGDTQWMTAGAGILHDEMPPEDLVAKGGLFHGIQLWVNLPRALKWTPPRYQSLEASHVTVVASARGDALVRIIAGEVGGFRGPGVTWTPITVIHASLEPGARLVLPWPQEFNAMAYVLTGSGDVGPNHVLIREGQGVLFGSGQSLRVTASQTPAGPTGRMEVLILGGQPIREPIASYGPFVMNTHAEIVQAFEDYQSGKMGQIPATDFRPS; encoded by the coding sequence ATGCCGGCCATAACGCCCGAACGTTGGACGGATTTACCCCGCATCGCCGAAAGCGCCGACGCCCCCGAACGCCCCGTGGTCCGATTAACGACGGCCCCGTCGTTATTGGAAGGCGCCGGATTTCCGGTCCGCCGCCCCTTTCCGAGCCGAGACATCGGATTTCGGGAAGCGGATCCGTTTTTGCTGTTGGATCATATGGGCGCGGTCGAATACGGCCCTGGTGAAGCTAAAGGTGCCCCTTGGCATCCTCACCGGGGATTTGAAACGGTTACTTATATGATTGACGGGGTGATGCGCCATCGGGATTCGCAGGGAGGCGGCGGCATGATTACCGACGGCGACACCCAATGGATGACGGCGGGAGCCGGAATTTTACACGACGAAATGCCCCCGGAAGACTTGGTCGCAAAAGGCGGGCTCTTTCACGGCATTCAACTTTGGGTCAACTTGCCGCGAGCGTTAAAGTGGACGCCCCCCCGTTACCAGAGCCTGGAGGCGTCCCATGTCACCGTGGTCGCATCCGCTCGCGGTGACGCGCTGGTACGGATTATTGCCGGCGAAGTCGGCGGCTTTCGCGGCCCTGGCGTAACCTGGACCCCGATTACCGTGATTCATGCCAGTTTGGAACCGGGGGCCCGACTGGTGTTGCCCTGGCCGCAGGAATTTAATGCGATGGCTTATGTCCTCACCGGATCCGGTGACGTCGGACCGAATCACGTGTTGATTCGGGAAGGACAGGGCGTTCTCTTTGGTTCCGGCCAGTCCCTCCGTGTCACGGCAAGCCAAACCCCGGCCGGACCCACAGGGCGAATGGAGGTCTTAATTTTAGGGGGTCAACCGATTCGCGAACCGATTGCGTCTTACGGTCCTTTTGTGATGAATACCCATGCCGAAATTGTGCAAGCCTTTGAAGATTATCAATCGGGCAAGATGGGGCAAATCCCGGCCACCGACTTTCGGCCCTCTTAA
- a CDS encoding hypothetical protein (KEGG: mmz:MmarC7_1808 hypothetical protein~SPTR: Putative uncharacterized protein) — MEPLREHPPANGRVILTADGVYLEDILLPEPRLAEWLASVNEDDRVTELVSLMRLGLAIKMNNQMQSLNESLKATADATLNELAERLKGTFQQLDAKLQMSQTTIDHVLSQAVTGDHSLLRQQFQKALTELQQGLKQSQLDLVRALDPRQTESIGAQLEGRLKEHMRQIVDGAVVPKMSGLAETLARLEEAIRSQGQLQWAKQRGTQKGTDYEWELLEAIKTYALPHTMLIRRVADEKGVNGSKDGDLVISYNDTTLVTIECKDAQKSDLKQLQSAIQGRQAQIGIMAHRHPGGATQSMDQGSVRIAGDRQILLVWDPDEDHPAILSATIRLAVLLAQQLATMENRQPTDVLDLDKAQNLLNQLLDRLETASDIGHHFQLIVQNAEKGKQKLEKMKAEWEKELRKLLTILGGD, encoded by the coding sequence ATGGAGCCTTTGCGCGAACATCCGCCGGCAAACGGTCGTGTCATTTTGACCGCCGACGGAGTCTACCTTGAAGATATCTTGTTACCGGAACCTCGATTGGCGGAGTGGCTGGCGAGTGTGAACGAAGACGACCGGGTGACGGAACTGGTTTCCCTGATGCGATTGGGGTTGGCCATTAAAATGAACAATCAGATGCAATCGTTGAACGAATCCCTCAAAGCGACCGCCGACGCTACGTTAAATGAATTGGCGGAACGATTGAAAGGCACTTTTCAACAATTGGACGCCAAGTTACAAATGAGCCAGACCACCATCGACCATGTGCTCAGTCAAGCGGTTACCGGAGACCACTCCCTCCTACGCCAACAATTCCAAAAAGCCCTCACCGAACTCCAGCAAGGACTGAAGCAAAGTCAACTGGATTTGGTGCGGGCTCTCGATCCCCGCCAAACCGAAAGTATCGGGGCCCAACTGGAAGGGCGCCTCAAAGAGCACATGCGGCAAATCGTAGACGGCGCGGTGGTTCCGAAAATGTCCGGCTTGGCGGAAACGCTGGCGCGCCTGGAAGAGGCGATCCGTAGCCAAGGACAGCTTCAATGGGCCAAACAACGCGGTACCCAAAAAGGGACCGATTATGAGTGGGAACTGTTAGAAGCCATTAAAACGTATGCCCTTCCCCATACCATGCTCATCCGCCGGGTCGCCGACGAAAAAGGGGTCAACGGCAGTAAAGACGGCGACCTGGTCATCTCCTACAACGACACCACATTAGTGACGATTGAATGCAAGGACGCCCAAAAATCGGACCTAAAACAGTTGCAGTCCGCCATCCAAGGCCGTCAGGCACAAATCGGAATTATGGCCCACCGGCATCCCGGAGGGGCCACTCAATCCATGGATCAAGGCAGTGTCCGCATTGCCGGGGATCGGCAGATTCTGTTGGTTTGGGACCCCGACGAGGACCATCCCGCCATCTTGTCCGCCACCATCAGGTTGGCCGTCCTACTGGCCCAACAACTGGCCACCATGGAAAATCGGCAGCCCACCGACGTCCTTGACCTCGACAAAGCCCAAAACCTGTTGAACCAGCTCTTAGACCGCCTCGAAACCGCCAGCGATATCGGCCATCACTTCCAGTTGATTGTGCAAAACGCAGAAAAGGGTAAACAAAAACTGGAAAAAATGAAAGCCGAATGGGAAAAGGAGCTGCGAAAACTCCTGACCATTTTGGGCGGTGATTAA